In a genomic window of Saccharothrix sp. HUAS TT1:
- a CDS encoding acyl-CoA dehydrogenase family protein, producing the protein MTISEAPPQVDLVGRATDLVPLIRKHVAWQDEHRVIHEDVIQGIIDAGIMKMRVPVRYGGYESDVRTVSAVISELARGDGSVGWTISTLTMGSWLAGLFPDEVQDEIFADPNVRIAGGVNASGIATPTDGGVILNGRWHFNSGAPHSQWDTHSVLLATDDGGYVPATVAIPMTDLTIVDDWHTAGLRATGSVTTIAENLFVPHARVLPMLPVFMHGQHLSKLNADSLTWKLPFVPHAVAVTSSSALGMAKAAREAFFDRLPNRKITYTDYEHQADAPITHIQVAQAAVKLDEAEFHVHRAAERLDTKAHTGQPWTLEERALGKMDAAAACLRAKEAVDILNTASGGSSIYSDQPMQRIERDIQALNLNGVLHPNTNLETYGRILCGLEPNTPLL; encoded by the coding sequence ATGACGATCAGTGAGGCGCCACCGCAGGTTGACCTCGTCGGCCGGGCGACGGACCTGGTCCCCCTGATCCGCAAGCACGTCGCCTGGCAGGACGAGCACCGGGTCATCCACGAGGACGTGATCCAGGGCATCATCGACGCCGGGATCATGAAGATGCGCGTCCCGGTCCGCTACGGCGGCTACGAGTCCGACGTGCGCACCGTGTCCGCCGTCATCTCCGAACTCGCCCGCGGCGACGGCTCCGTCGGCTGGACCATCTCCACCCTCACCATGGGCTCCTGGCTGGCCGGCCTGTTCCCCGACGAGGTCCAGGACGAGATCTTCGCCGACCCGAACGTCCGCATCGCCGGCGGCGTCAACGCCAGCGGCATCGCCACCCCCACCGACGGCGGCGTCATCCTCAACGGACGCTGGCACTTCAACTCCGGCGCCCCCCACAGCCAATGGGACACCCACTCCGTCCTGCTGGCCACCGACGACGGCGGCTACGTCCCCGCCACCGTCGCCATCCCCATGACCGACCTCACCATCGTCGACGACTGGCACACCGCCGGCCTGCGCGCCACCGGCAGCGTCACCACCATCGCCGAGAACCTCTTCGTCCCCCACGCCCGCGTCCTGCCCATGCTCCCCGTCTTCATGCACGGCCAACACCTCTCCAAGCTCAACGCCGACTCCCTGACCTGGAAACTGCCCTTCGTCCCCCACGCCGTCGCCGTCACCAGCTCCTCCGCCCTGGGCATGGCCAAAGCCGCCCGCGAAGCCTTCTTCGACCGCCTCCCCAACCGCAAGATCACCTACACCGACTACGAACACCAGGCCGACGCCCCCATCACCCACATCCAGGTCGCCCAGGCCGCCGTCAAACTCGACGAAGCCGAATTCCACGTCCACCGCGCCGCCGAACGCCTCGACACCAAGGCACACACCGGCCAACCCTGGACCCTGGAGGAACGCGCCCTGGGCAAGATGGACGCCGCCGCCGCCTGCCTGCGCGCCAAGGAAGCCGTCGACATCCTCAACACCGCCAGCGGCGGCTCCTCCATCTACTCCGACCAACCCATGCAACGCATCGAACGCGACATCCAAGCCCTCAACCTCAACGGCGTCCTGCACCCCAACACCAACCTCGAAACCTACGGCCGCATCCTCTGCGGCCTCGAACCCAACACCCCCCTCCTCTAA